TCCGCACTGAACTTCAAATCAACCGCCTGGGCCTATATGCTGATTTGGCTCCTATCAACCGGTCGATCTGGAAAGTGTCGGACAGGTCGACGAGGCGCGCCTTATTGGCAGGCGTCGCATCCGTGATTGGAACAAATAGCGCTCAAAAGTCTAAACTCGGTTTCACAGCGAGTCTAAACTTTCACAAAACATATCAGCTAAGCCATTGAAAAGGTGGCGATCCCGACTGGATTCGAACCAGTGACGGTCGGCTTAGAAGGCCGTAAGAAACTGTTCTAAATCAACAAGCGTTTATAAAAATCACCAGCCAGACGGTGCCATAAAACAGGAAGAGTTCTAAGCCTTTAAGCCCGACCGCCCAAAGTGTAGAAAACACGATCTTCATGACCCACTACTAACCGGCCCACTCAGTATGCTTGGCTGTTCTTGCACCTCATCGGGATTCCAATAAAGATGTCTCATCCGGTACTTGAATTAGGGGTGGCTCCGTCAATGGCCGTACTGGTCCTGGCTTATCGGGGTCGGGGATAGGCGGATCGTCCGGCAGTGGCGGGTACGGTTCCGGCTCTGGGGACGGTATTGGATCACCCATATCAATGTCTCCTTATGATGAGCTCTTAACTGCTTACTGCAAGGGAATGTTCCGCCTCCCACCCTCAATAAGGCGTCGCGCTAAGACCCAGCTGCTTTGATCCGCACGCTGAGCACTTCACCTTGGAGGGCAGGTCCTTGTACATGGCGCTGTGTTTTCTGCCGAGCTCTTTCGCCAGCATCTCCAGATCCATCTTTCGCGAGTGGTTACACCCACGCCGGTGACAAAATACCCAAGCGTATAAAATCGAGTGACCGTAGGTTCAGCGTCGATTGCTAAGGTATCATCTCCCGCATGTGCAACCTCTACAACGCCACAACGACCCATGAAGCCATGCGGCAGTTGTTCCTGCCGATCAATGACCTGACCAATCGCCTGACACCGCAGATGGATGTCTTTCCAGACTACCCAGCTCCGATTGGGCGCAAGGATGCGAATGGTGATCGTGAACTGGCAATCGCCCGATGGGGAATGCCGACGCCCCCGCAGCTTCTGAAAGGCGAAGTCGATTGCGGTGTAACCAATATCCGCAACGTCAAATCACCACACTGGCAAGCCTGGCTTGGCCCGGCCAATCGCTGCGTTGTTCCGGTGAACAGCTTTGCCGAGTATGGCAAGATTCCGGATTCGGTGACGAAAAAGAAGCCGCTCTACTGGTTTGCACTCAACGAAGAGAAACCGCTGTTCTGCTTCGCTGGCATCTGGACCAGCTGGTACAGCGTGCGAAAGAAGAAAGAAGGCCCGGTTCAAGCCGACATTTTTGCGTTTCTGACGACCTTCCCGAACGCCGTCGTCAAACCGATCCACGAACAGGCAATGCCGGTCATCTTGCGTACATCCGAAGAAATAGACGTTTGGATGAATGCGCCGGCCGAAGAAGCACTACAGTTGCAAAGACCCCTGCCCGATAATGAACTGATTGTTCTGCCACAACCTGAGGTAGAGGAAGAACAACCGCTGCTGCTCTGATCGGAGGATTGAGCCATGCCATGGAAAGTCAGGTTCCGCGATAGGGATTTCATTGGAAACGAGGGCTGGGATCCGGAGTTTGAATTTGAGGTCCGGGAGGCTTTGACAGACACGCGAGAGCTTTCAGGGTCTGCAGAAATAGTTATTCATGTGAAGGGCGACTCCGTTGATGACGTGACCGTTCACGAATCCTCCGATCCCGACGAATTCGCGTATAACGGCGTCCATGGTCATCATCCTGAACTCGGTGAGGTTTTCCTCTTTTCAGGTGTGCCGAACGAAGGTGAAGGACAATGATCGCGCTTTATAGCGCAAAAGACTTCGGCGAACCGCCCTATAATGATGAGCGGTTCACGGGTGACGGCTCATGACGATTCCACGACCACAACATCGACCAAACCATCCGGATCGCTTCCACGATTGTCAGCGGGCGATAGAAGATCGCATGTTGGAGCTCCTGGGTGACGCCCAGGTTGCTGGGTGGACCAAGGAAGAGATCCTCGCTGCGATGATCGAAGTTGCCGAGAATACCAATCTGGCAATGCATCCCAATGACCTGCTGTCGGTTAAAACCGAGCTGGCAAGTTGATGAAACGAAAAGACCTCTGAAATCCATTGTAGACTGCAACCAAATCATCAATGCAGAGTTTGGAAGCCATGGAAATCAAATGGCAAAAAACACCCCCGGGACAGGACGGGCAATTGCAAGACTTTACCGCAACAAGCCGCAACGGCATCAATATCGGCCGGGTTTATCGAATCGATAGTGGCCCAGACCTCGGACTTTGGTTCTGG
This window of the Phyllobacterium zundukense genome carries:
- a CDS encoding SOS response-associated peptidase, which encodes MCNLYNATTTHEAMRQLFLPINDLTNRLTPQMDVFPDYPAPIGRKDANGDRELAIARWGMPTPPQLLKGEVDCGVTNIRNVKSPHWQAWLGPANRCVVPVNSFAEYGKIPDSVTKKKPLYWFALNEEKPLFCFAGIWTSWYSVRKKKEGPVQADIFAFLTTFPNAVVKPIHEQAMPVILRTSEEIDVWMNAPAEEALQLQRPLPDNELIVLPQPEVEEEQPLLL